In the Acidobacteriota bacterium genome, one interval contains:
- a CDS encoding dihydrolipoyl dehydrogenase, producing the protein MGMDFDVVVIGGGSAGTSAARAAVAAGARTALVNDGELGGLCILRGCMPTKAMLESAHAAHEPTRAADLGVRFEGRMVPDFARIMERKDALVARFQRAKIASVEKLGCELIRGRARFAPGGRLEVDGRTLRARSYVIATGSVPVVPEIVRQAGVPALTSDDVMRLTEPPGSLIVWGAGPVGLELGQFFARIGSEVTVVNRSPLLSRFDPDCGAELAAALNEEDRLRILAPAGVLAVRRDGGAVAVAVETAGGARQLRAEALLVATGRRPALDGLRLELAGVEQRDGAVPHDETMRTSNPSIYVAGDATGRFQILHLANQEGAVAGHNAAGGTPPQAMDYRLKMWAIFTDPPFACIGMSAREVESARAAGRSIACGEARLPETGRAITMNVRHGIWKLYADATTGEILGSSIVGPRADDLIHIVASLMHFRGSVEDVRRMPWYHPTLSEVMLNLERSLAECIRGAEKAPPPPA; encoded by the coding sequence ATGGGCATGGATTTCGATGTCGTCGTCATCGGCGGCGGCTCCGCCGGGACCTCCGCGGCGAGGGCCGCGGTCGCCGCGGGAGCGAGGACCGCTCTGGTCAACGACGGAGAGCTCGGCGGTCTGTGCATTCTCCGCGGATGCATGCCGACCAAGGCGATGCTCGAATCGGCCCACGCCGCCCACGAACCCACCCGCGCAGCGGATCTCGGCGTTCGCTTCGAAGGCAGGATGGTGCCGGACTTCGCGCGCATCATGGAGCGCAAGGACGCGCTCGTCGCCCGGTTCCAGCGGGCGAAGATCGCGTCCGTCGAGAAGCTCGGCTGCGAGTTGATTCGCGGTCGCGCCCGGTTCGCGCCGGGCGGTCGCCTCGAGGTCGACGGCCGCACGCTGCGTGCCCGTTCCTACGTGATCGCCACCGGCTCGGTCCCCGTGGTACCTGAGATCGTCCGGCAGGCGGGGGTGCCGGCGCTGACGAGCGACGACGTGATGCGGCTGACGGAACCGCCCGGCTCGCTGATCGTGTGGGGCGCGGGCCCGGTCGGCCTCGAGCTCGGGCAGTTCTTCGCCCGGATCGGGAGCGAGGTCACGGTGGTCAACCGCTCTCCGCTCCTCTCGCGGTTCGATCCGGACTGCGGCGCGGAACTCGCCGCGGCTCTGAATGAAGAGGACCGGCTCCGGATCCTCGCACCCGCCGGCGTGCTCGCCGTGCGACGGGACGGAGGGGCGGTGGCCGTCGCCGTAGAGACGGCTGGTGGTGCGCGGCAGCTTCGCGCAGAGGCGCTGCTCGTCGCGACGGGCCGGCGTCCCGCCCTGGACGGCCTTCGACTCGAACTCGCGGGCGTGGAGCAGCGCGACGGTGCGGTGCCGCACGACGAGACGATGCGCACCTCGAACCCCAGCATCTACGTGGCCGGGGACGCGACCGGAAGGTTCCAGATCCTTCACCTGGCGAACCAGGAGGGGGCCGTTGCCGGACACAACGCGGCGGGCGGGACTCCTCCGCAAGCGATGGACTACCGCCTCAAGATGTGGGCGATCTTCACCGACCCTCCCTTCGCCTGCATCGGCATGAGCGCCCGCGAGGTGGAAAGCGCTCGTGCGGCGGGACGCTCCATCGCCTGCGGTGAAGCGAGGCTCCCGGAGACGGGGCGGGCGATCACGATGAACGTCCGGCACGGCATCTGGAAGCTGTACGCCGACGCCACGACGGGTGAGATCCTCGGTTCCTCCATCGTCGGCCCGCGCGCCGACGACCTGATCCACATCGTCGCCAGCCTCATGCACTTCCGCGGGAGCGTGGAGGATGTCCGGCGGATGCCGTGGTACCACCCCACCCTGTCCGAGGTGATGCTGAACCTGGAACGCAGCCTCGCCGAGTGCATTCGCGGAGCCGAGAAGGCACCTCCTCCCCCGGCCTGA